In Bacillus sp. (in: firmicutes), the DNA window GAATACCGCTCCAGTAATACGACCATAGTATTTTGATGGAATGTGCTGTTTCAATAGTTCGTGACCGGCATGGACTAATTCAACTTGTTGTTCTAGTCCACGTTCTTTTAAACGGGAAAAGGTGTTGTCGATCGCTGCTTTCTGAATATCGAACCCAAATACTTTCCCGTTTTCTCCTACAAGCTGGGCTAAAAAAGCAGTATCATGCCCATTACCACATGTTGCATCAATGGCGATATCTCCAGGGGAGACCGCTTTTTCTAACAAGATACGAGCAAATGGCAAAATACGATCTAGCTTCATACCTTCACCTCTGATGTTTCTTTACTGTAAAATTTCCCTTGCCAGCTGTTTCGCCGTTTCAGTTCAGCGTCAATGGCGTTAAGGACCGACCACTTATCCACACTCCACATCGGACCAATCATTAAATCAATCGGACCATCCCCAGTAATCCGATGAATGATCATTTCTGGCGGTAAAATTTCTAATTGGTCGCAAACAAGGTTTACATACTCATCGAAGGATAAAAATTGGAGCATTCCTTTTTCATATTGCTTCACCATCGGGGTACCTTTTAACAAGTGAAGCAAATGAATTTTAATACCTTGAACATCTAATTTGGCCACTTCGCGTGCGGTTTCCATCATCATGTCATAATCTTCGAGCGGTAAACCATTAATAATATGGGAGCAGACGCGAATGCCATATTTACGAAGTTTATTAACCCCTTCAACGTAACATTGATAATCATGCGCTCGATTAATAAGCAAAGCCGTTCGTTCATGAACGGTTTGTAAGCCAAGCTCAACCCAGAGATAGGTTCGCTCGTTTAATTCTGCTAAATATTCTACGACATCATCCGGCAAGCAATCAGGACGAGTCGCTATGGACAAACCGACCACGCCGTCTTGCTTTAAAACCGTTTCGTATTTTTCTCGAAGGACCTCAACAGGTGCATGCGTATTCGTAAATGCTTGAAAGTAGGCGATGTATTTTCCGTCTTTCCACTTTTTATGCATTTTTTCTTTTATTTTACGGAATTGAGTTTCTAAATCGTCAGCCCGGTCACCAGCGAAATCCCCTGAACCAGCAGCACTACAAAACGTACAACCTCCGTATGCTACGGTCCCATCACGGTTCGGACAATCAAATCCCGCGTCAAGCGCGACTTTAAATACTTTATGTCCAAACACTTGGCGTAAATGGTAATTCCAAGTGTGGTAACGCTTGTTGTCACTTGCATATGGAAACGGGTTGGTTGGAGTCATTCAGACACCTCCTGTTGTTTGTTTACATAAAAAAAATTTTAACACGAATAAAATAGTTCAACCAATGGAATTCGTGGAAAAGGTCGAGAAGGATGTGATAGAGAGGGAAAAAATGTACAAACTAACAGAAGAAGCATCGAGCTTCAAATTTGAGGTAAAGGAGCGAGGGTGCATGGCGACACGCCAATCAATTGAAGAGTTTTTAGAGAGGTGCGAAGAGGTTTTAGAGTTCGCAAAGGAGCAATATATCGAAGGTAGCAAGCAGGAGCATTACTATGATGAACAATTTCAGCAGGCACTGCAACAACTAGAGGAAGCTTATAACGACCTTATGCATTTATCAC includes these proteins:
- a CDS encoding TIGR01212 family radical SAM protein (This family includes YhcC from E. coli K-12, an uncharacterized radical SAM protein.), with the translated sequence MTPTNPFPYASDNKRYHTWNYHLRQVFGHKVFKVALDAGFDCPNRDGTVAYGGCTFCSAAGSGDFAGDRADDLETQFRKIKEKMHKKWKDGKYIAYFQAFTNTHAPVEVLREKYETVLKQDGVVGLSIATRPDCLPDDVVEYLAELNERTYLWVELGLQTVHERTALLINRAHDYQCYVEGVNKLRKYGIRVCSHIINGLPLEDYDMMMETAREVAKLDVQGIKIHLLHLLKGTPMVKQYEKGMLQFLSFDEYVNLVCDQLEILPPEMIIHRITGDGPIDLMIGPMWSVDKWSVLNAIDAELKRRNSWQGKFYSKETSEVKV
- a CDS encoding YtzC family protein yields the protein MATRQSIEEFLERCEEVLEFAKEQYIEGSKQEHYYDEQFQQALQQLEEAYNDLMHLSQSANAQQKEQLHRMRLQLQQLQNDMILLDHDR
- a CDS encoding methyltransferase domain-containing protein; the protein is MKLDRILPFARILLEKAVSPGDIAIDATCGNGHDTAFLAQLVGENGKVFGFDIQKAAIDNTFSRLKERGLEQQVELVHAGHELLKQHIPSKYYGRITGAVFNLGYLPGGDKSIVTKPDTTISAVEQLLEIMAPEGIIVLVIYHGHEQGAVERDLLLSYVRSLDQQKAHVLKYQFINQINNPPFIIAIEKR